One genomic region from Nymphaea colorata isolate Beijing-Zhang1983 chromosome 10, ASM883128v2, whole genome shotgun sequence encodes:
- the LOC116262565 gene encoding uncharacterized protein LOC116262565 yields the protein MAGGRRRGRGALGAAAVLLGFFIFSLSVGVEGSIHEYEEGTFTPQTNSFFFHGGSEGLYAPKNATSPSGRSFIQFESVTFRRTKEAAAQHGEMEQNNGLIEAIIVEIRDRERIGGNYLNSDAICCTSELAKDSSCKKGEVIIHRNSDNPDWPMRIRTSFSGSDDEAKMETTTVYINHTGMYYLYFMFCDPKLKGTVISGKTIWRNPTGYLPGKMAPLMTFYGSMSLAYLVLGLIWFLQFVRFWKDILPLQYYITMVIALGMCEMALWYFEYVNFNSTGTRPMGITVWAVTFSAVRKTVSRLLLLVVSMGFGVVRPTLGGITSKVALLGFIYFIASEALELFENLGNINDFSRKVRLFFVLPVAVLDACFILWIFSSLSKTLEKLQMRRSTAKLELYRKFTNCLAISVLLSVAWIGYELYFNASDPLGELWERAWLIPAFWNILAYLLLAVICVLWAPSQNSTRYAFSEEIGDDFDDEEAIALTGSGSKASGEVREEDKIA from the exons aTGGCGGGAGGTAGACGGCGGGGGAGGGGAGCGCTAGGGGCGGCGGCAGTACTGTTAGGGTTTTTCATATTCTCCCTGTCCGTGGGCGTGGAGGGTTCGATCCACGAGTACGAGGAAGGGACGTTCACGCCTCAGAcgaattccttcttcttccatggCGGGAGCGAGGGGCTCTACGCGCCGAAGAACGCCACCTCGCCCAGTGGCAGATCATTCATTCA GTTTGAGTCTGTCACCTTCAGGAGGACAAAAGAGGCTGCTGCTCAGCATGGTGAGATGGAGCAGAATAATGGCCTGATTGAAGCAATAATAGTTGAAATTAGGGATAGGGAAAGGATTGGTGGTAATTACCTTAACTCTGATGCAATATGCTGTACGTCTGAGCTTGCAAAGGATAGTTCTTGTAAAAAAGGAGAGGTGATCATTCATCGGAATTCTGACAACCCAGACTGGCCAATGCGTATAAGGACATCTTTTTCTGGATCTGATGACGAGGCTAAAATGGAGACAACAACTGTGTACATAAACCACACAGGAATGTATTATTTGTATTTTATGTTTTGTGACCCAAAACTGAAGGGAACTGTGATTAGTGGGAAAACAATTTGGAGAAACCCAACAGGTTATCTTCCAGGAAAAATGGCACCATTGATGACATTCTATGGCTCAATGTCTTTAGCATATCTTGTGCTAGGATTGATTTGGTTCCTGCAGTTTGTTCGATTCTGGAAAGACATATTGCCACTGCAGTATTACATTACTATGGTTATTGCCCTTGGAATGTGTGAAATGGCTCTTTGGTACTTcgaatatgtaaattttaattctactGGTACCCGGCCTATGGGCATTACAGTCTGGGCAGTTACTTTTAGTGCTGTGAGGAAGACTGTGtctcgccttcttcttcttgtggtATCAATGGGATTTGGTGTTGTGCGACCAACCTTGGGTGGTATAACTTCTAAAGTTGCGCTTCTTGGATTTATATACTTCATCGCATCAGAGGCTCTTGAGCTCTTCGAGAATTTGGGAAATATCAATGATTTCTCCAGAAAAGTTAGGCTATTTTTTGTGCTCCCTGTTGCAGTTTTAGATGCTTGTTTTATTCTTTGGATATTCTCTTCACTATCGAAGACTTTGGAAAAGCTTCAG ATGCGGAGAAGCACGGCAAAACTTGAGCTGTACAGGAAATTCACTAATTGCCTGGCTATATCGGTGTTGCTATCTGTTGCTTGGATTGGCTACGAG TTGTACTTCAATGCATCAGATCCACTTGGTGAGCTTTGGGAAAGGGCATGGCTTATTCCAGCTTTCTGGAACATTCTTGCTTACTTATTACTTGCAGTCATATGCGTCCTTTGGGCCCCATCTCAGAACTCTACCAG GTATGCGTTCTCTGAGGAGATTGGGGACGACTTTGACGATGAAGAGGCAATTGCATTGACTGGAAGTGGTTCAAAAGCTTCAGGGGAAGTCCGTGAGGAGGATAAGATAGCATAA
- the LOC116263057 gene encoding uncharacterized protein LOC116263057: MGLMKLPLDIILVPPSVALIIGYHVVLWCILKTQPLRTRTGITAMRRRMWALTLMENGSEGMLGVQSLRNSLMAAILASTIAIFTNSALAAMMNNIYNAHKLLHLSPFGSQGDSIILLKYSLSSIFLLASFFCSSLGIGFLTEANFLINVTEGATAKTAHTMLELGSELASVGNRVLFAAVPVLLWMFGPVSMAVSSVLLVCFFYDRDFNSGCRSGDANHDSASQF; the protein is encoded by the exons atgggaTTGATGAAGTTGCCTCTAGACATAATCTTGGTGCCTCCAAGCGTTGCCCTCATCATTGGCTACCATGTAGTCTTGTGGTGCATTCTCAAGACACAGCCTCTCCGCACCAGAACAGGCATCACTGCAATGCGAAGAAGAATGTGGGCTCTCACTCTAATGGAG AATGGCTCCGAAGGCATGTTGGGAGTTCAGTCACTCAGGAACAGTTTAATGGCAGCCATACTGGCTTCGACCATAGCAATATTCACAAATTCAGCCTTGGCAGCAATGATGAACAACATCTACAATGCTCACAAGCTGCTCCATCTCTCCCCGTTTGGCTCACAAGGAGACTCCATTATTCTGCTGAAGTACTCGCTGTCGTCCATCTTCCTGCTGGCGAGCTTCTTCTGCAGCTCCTTAGGCATCGGCTTCTTGACGGAGGCGAACTTTCTGATCAACGTGACAGAGGGAGCTACGGCGAAAACTGCACATACCATGCTCGAGCTAGGATCCGAGCTCGCCTCTGTAGGTAACAGAGTGCTCTTTGCTGCAGTGCCCGTGCTGCTGTGGATGTTTGGTCCTGTGTCCATGGCAGTATCGTCCGTGTTGCTTGTTTGCTTCTTTTATGATCGTGATTTTAACTCTGGCTGTCGCAGTGGGGATGCGAACCACGATTCGGCAAGCCAGTTTTAA
- the LOC116262247 gene encoding trans-cinnamate 4-monooxygenase has translation MDLVLVEKTLLGLFAAAVLATVVSKLRGKRLRLPPGPLPVPVFGNWLQVGDDLNHRNLTQLARRFGEIFLLRMGQRNLVVVSSPELAKEVLHTQGVEFGSRTRNVVFDIFTGKGQDMVFTVYGEHWRKMRRIMTVPFFTNKVVQQYRRGWEDEAARVVEDVRNNPKAATEGVVLRRRLQLMMYNNMYRIMFDRRFEGEDDPLFLRLKALNGERSRLAQSFEYNYGDFIPIMRPFLRGYLRMCKEVKEMRLKLFKDFFVEERKRLASTTTSTSGELRCAVDHILEAEKKGEINEDNVLYIVENINVAAIETTLWSIEWGIAELVNHPDIQKKLRSELDSVLGAGVQITEPDVAKLPYLQAVIKETLRLRMAIPLLVPHMNLHDAKLAGYDIPAESKILVNAWFLANNPDQWKRPEEFRPERFLEEESKVEANGNDFRYLPFGVGRRSCPGIILALPILGITIGRLVQNFEMLPPPGQSKVDVTEKGGQFSLHILKHSTIVLKPRAL, from the exons ATGGACTTAGTATTAGTAGAAAAGACCTTACTGGGTCTTTTCGCAGCGGCGGTCCTAGCCACAGTAGTGTCGAAGCTCCGGGGAAAGCGGCTCCGGCTGCCGCCCGGGCCGCTTCCGGTGCCCGTTTTCGGCAATTGGCTTCAAGTGGGCGATGACCTAAACCACCGGAACTTGACCCAGCTCGCACGCCGGTTCGGCGAGATTTTCCTCCTCCGAATGGGCCAGCGCAACCTGGTGGTCGTCTCGTCCCCGGAGCTGGCCAAGGAGGTGCTGCACACGCAGGGCGTCGAGTTCGGCTCCCGGACCCGGAACGTCGTGTTCGACATCTTCACCGGGAAGGGGCAGGACATGGTGTTCACGGTGTACGGGGAGCACTGGCGCAAGATGAGGCGGATCATGACCGTCCCGTTCTTCACGAACAAGGTGGTGCAGCAGTACCGGCGCGGGTGGGAGGATGAGGCGGCACGGGTCGTGGAGGACGTGAGGAACAACCCGAAGGCAGCCACCGAAGGGGTGGTGCTCCGCCGCCGGCTGCAGCTGATGATGTACAACAACATGTATAGGATCATGTTCGACAGGAGGTTCGAGGGGGAGGACGACCCGTTGTTCCTCAGGCTCAAGGCGCTCAACGGGGAGCGGAGCAGGCTGGCCCAGAGCTTCGAGTACAACTACGGCGACTTCATTCCCATAATGAGGCCATTCCTCAGAGGTTACCTGAGGATGTGCAAGGAGGTCAAGGAGATGAGGCTGAAGCTCTTCAAGGATTTCTTCGTAGAAGAGAGGAA GAGGCTGGCTAGCACGACGACCTCTACTTCAGGCGAACTAAGATGCGCTGTAGATCACATTCTTGAAGCTGAGAAGAAGGGCGAGATCAATGAAGACAATGTTTTGTACATTGTGGAGAACATCAACGTTGCAG CAATCGAGACAACCTTGTGGTCAATCGAGTGGGGGATTGCAGAGTTGGTGAACCATCCGGATATCCAAAAGAAGCTCCGATCCGAACTGGATTCAGTACTGGGAGCTGGGGTCCAGATTACCGAACCCGATGTGGCGAAGCTGCCATACCTCCAGGCAGTTATAAAGGAAACCCTCCGGCTGCGCATGGCGATCCCCTTGCTCGTCCCTCACATGAACTTACACGACGCCAAACTCGCCGGCTACGACATCCCTGCTGAGAGCAAGATCCTGGTCAATGCGTGGTTCCTCGCAAACAATCCGGATCAGTGGAAGAGGCCTGAGGAGTTCCGACCTGAAAGGTTCTTGGAAGAGGAATCAAAGGTCGAAGCAAATGGGAACGACTTCCGGTACCTGCCTTTCGGAGTCGGCCGGCGGAGCTGCCCGGGGATCATCCTGGCATTGCCCATACTAGGGATCACAATTGGGAGGCTGGTCCAGAACTTTGAGATGCTGCCACCACCAGGACAGAGCAAGGTGGACGTGACTGAGAAGGGGGGGCAGTTCAGCTTGCATATATTGAAGCACTCTACTATTGTATTGAAGCCCAGAGCTTTGTGA
- the LOC116262248 gene encoding adenylate kinase isoenzyme 6 homolog: MSRHRSKPNILVTGTPGTGKTTTCSLLSEATNFRHINVGEVAKEKNLYDGWDEKLECHVIDEDALCDEIENLMEEGGNIVDYHGCDFFPERWFDCVVVLQTDNTALYDRLEKRGYTGAKLANNIECEIFQVLLEEAHENYSEDIIMALRSDCVDDVTNNVNTLVEWIRNWTQKSMQ, translated from the exons ATGAGTAGGCACCGCAGCAAGCCTAATATACTCGTTACAGGTACTCCTGGCACTGGCAAAACCACAACTTGTTCTTTGCTCTCTGAAGCAACCAACTTTCGCCATATTAATGTTGGTGAAGTGGCAAAGGAAAAGAACTTGTATGATGGATGGGATGAGAAGCTTGAATGTCATGTCATTGATGAAGATGCG TTGTGTGACGAGATTGAAAACCTGATGGAAGAAGGTGGAAACATTGTTGACTACCATGGCTGTGATTTCTTCCCTGAGCGCTGGTTCGACTGCGTGGTGGTTCTGCAAACAGATAATACTGCACTTTATGATCGTCTTGAGAAAAG AGGTTATACTGGAGCAAAGCTTGCAAACAACatagaatgtgaaatatttcaAGTGCTTTTGGAGGAGGCTCATGAGAACTATTCAGAAGATATTATAATGGCCCTAAGGAGTGATTGCGTAGATGATGTTACTAATAATGTGAACACCCTAGTGGAATGGATCAGGAATTGGACGCAGAAGTCAATGCAGTAA